A window of the Dictyostelium discoideum AX4 chromosome 4 chromosome, whole genome shotgun sequence genome harbors these coding sequences:
- a CDS encoding MYND-type zinc finger-containing protein encodes MTKKIKLSNSESNKVNNNNNNNHGNGHNHNHSHNHGEMCHGHGIIGIVDSVTGENIIQVNGENLRSVPNGHSLIHNINSIINSHSKHGKIKNILKDSTIISSSINLSDKPINKITEENSPPSSPTLSSSTNTTTDRQELPQQQQQPQQQQSQPSTPPPQQQTNQKQQPEFNRYQANDILFRNKLTRSLSRNIPPLSLLKQNFKDEMENSFHTAISNIKDLNEKVEMVNLIFQHNLSENNAMVNVDSIIHSSTSGLLSEYKQITETFDWEQTSKGYKNKGNELFQKKQYSDALLLYNESLRIYDMELAAAATSTNLNEKENGGGGNVGGSATATATTINTPDVSILSSIHSNRCLCLVNLERYKEGAIEATRGIDLVGSSSVLHKLYYRRGICYYHLRKHYKAKKDFLRAHTLIEKRDSSDLASIENYLFKIQKLSLPLQKDEEIEQELDNKNNNSNDDEKQQQQQQQQDIDVTISSILEKSESLIDSRVEFLYQSDLVGRISEASDFIPSNTVLYQEEPYVSCLDRNYHSQYCYNCFKEILSPIYCKECSNSQYCSNKCLNEDYVKQHGRECGKGFLIICSHESLLVIRLLARKGRDYREANKGKKEEEPQQQQQKQQKSRKLPNLTFIPKPNPTQIDQNLNKPKIVLPEPTTAAINTALSSASTPTTATATTTTTTTTATTPTTLAETLSSTSLTENKSDSTPPPTPLPPSSSSSSSSSSSTTTTTFSFNMSELQNLQISQDDELFDVPTDPALFGKSNTYSQSYELINSFNPHFEHHSNDSMANMIFDAFVIERFLLYYQKDLGILSEDIDVHVILRHLCQLTTYTFAIPGYIDNHDSLVLKTLQLQQQQQQQQQQQQNQQSNQQPNQQSNQQSNQQSNQQSQPNQSPIIQSQNPPHASPFSPLRYSVQKYSQDKIGYAVYPMASLMNHSCDNNTHLQYDGCSLTIKSLFNIEKGEEILGCYGPHAFLNPLKDRLINLYNEFFFVCRCKACSEKSGPDPIKCPGSYHDHLNSPESSPVECSGTLLESINMNQLVTMAKLQQQQQQQQQHQQQNDKKKFNSNPTNLGSNNNNNYLNNNFNNPLRNGNPFLLKQTYDRYDDHEHRYFCCSKCGIELNGFDSFSLTSQIIISDNLFEMGFKAMTLYGNLSKDIETMLLRALELRKSIFKPCSKKIGDIYDSLSRFSISREDGASAAKYLELLIENVISRLGHSNSADLGREYSKLGQIYLTLGEIEKSEDAIEKAESILMSWKSNDPTDEEVLFLLTNRRKLFTAAHLINK; translated from the exons atgacaaagaaaatcaaattatcaaattcagaatcaaataaagttaataataataataataataatcatggAAATGGTCATAACCATAATCATAGTCATAACCATGGTGAAATGTGTCATGGTCATGGTATAATTGGAATAGTGGATAGCGTTACAGgtgaaaatattattcaaGTGAATGGTGAAAATTTACGAAGTGTACCAAATGGTCATTCATTAATacataatattaatagtattatCAATAGTCATAGTAAAcatggtaaaattaaaaatattttaaaagattcaaCTATTATATCAAGTTCTATAAATTTAAGTGATaaaccaataaataaaatcactGAAGAAAATTCACCACCTTCATCACcaacattatcatcatcaactaaTACAACAACTGATAGACAAGAactaccacaacaacaacaacaaccacaacaacaacaatctcaaccatctacaccaccaccacaacaacaaacaaatcaaaaacaacaaccagAATTTAATCGTTATCAAGCAaatgatatattatttagaaataaattaacaagATCATTATCAAGAAATataccaccattatcattattgaaACAAAATTTTAAGGACGAAATGGAGAATAGTTTTCATACTGCtatatcaaatattaaagatttaaatgaaaaagtaGAGATggttaatttaatatttcaacaTAATTTATCAGAGAATAATGCAATGGTCAATGTTGATTCAATCATTCATTCATCCACTAGTGGTTTATTATCAGAGTATAAACAAATCACTGAAACATTTGATTGGGAACAAACTTCAAAAGGTTATAAAAACAAAGGTAATgaattatttcaaaagaaaCAATATAGTGATGCTTTATTACTTTATAATGAATCATTAAGAATTTATGATATGGAATTAGCGGCAGCAGcaacatcaacaaatttaaatgaaaaagaaaatggtgGTGGCGGTAATGTTGGTGGttcagcaacagcaacagcaacaacaatcaatacTCCAGATGTATCAATATTAAGTAGTATTCATAGTAATCGTTGTTTATGTTTAGTTAATTTAGAACGTTATAAAGAGGGTGCAATTGAAGCAACTAGAGGTATTGATTTAGTTGGTTCATCATCAGTATTacataaattatattatcgTCGTGGtatttgttattatcatcttAGAAAACATTATAAAGCAAAAAAGGATTTCCTTAGAGCTCACactttaattgaaaaacgAGATAGTTCTGACCTTgcttcaattgaaaattatctctttaaaattcaaaaactaTCATTGCCACTTcaaaaagatgaagaaataGAACAAGaattagataataaaaacaataatagcaatgatgatgaaaaacaacaacaacaacaacaacagcaagaTATAGATGTAACCATTTCGAGTATCTTAGAAAAAAGTGAATCATTAATAGACTCAAGAGTTGAGTTTCTTTACCAATCAGATTTAGTTGGTAGAATTTCAGAAGCATCAGATTTCATTCCATCAAATACAGTATTATATCAAGAAGAACCATATGTATCTTGTTTAGATAGAAATTATCATTCTCAATATTgttataattgttttaaagaaattttatcACCAATTTA TTGTAAAGAATGTAGTAATTCACAATATTGTAGtaataaatgtttaaatGAAGATTATGTTAAACAACATGGTAGGGAATGTGGTAAaggatttttaataatatgttcacatgaatcattattagtAATTCGTTTATTAGCTAGAAAAGGTAGAGATTATAGAGAGGCAAATAAGGGTAAAAAGGAAGAagaaccacaacaacaacaacaaaaacaacaaaaatcaagaaaattaccaaatttaacTTTTATTCCAAAACCAAATCCAACTCAAAttgatcaaaatttaaataaaccaaaaataGTATTACCAGAACCAACAACTGCTGCAATAAATACAGCACTCTCATCAgcatcaacaccaacaacagcaacagcaactactaccactactactacaacagCAACTACTCCTACAACTTTAGCAGAAACtttatcatcaacatcattaaCAGAAAATAAATCAGACTCAActccaccaccaacaccactaccaccatcatcttcttcttcatcctcatcttcatcttcaacaacaacaacaacatttaGTTTTAATATGTCAGAGTTacaaaatttacaaatttcacaagatgatgaattattCGATGTACCAACTGATCCAGCACTCTTTGGTAAATCAAATACATATTCACAATCATATGAATtgattaatagttttaatccACACTTTGAACATCATTCAAATGATAGTATGGCAAATATGATTTTCGATGCATTTGTAATTGAACGTTTCTTATTATACTATCAAAAGGATTTAGGTATTCTAAGTGAAGATATTGATGTTCATGTTATCCTAAGACATTTATGTCAATTAACAACCTATACATTTGCAATTCCAGGTTATATTGATAATCATGATagtttagttttaaaaactttacaattacaacaacaacagcaacaacaacagcaacaacaacaaaatcaacaatcaaATCAACAACCAAATCAACAATCAAATCAACAATCAAACCAACAATCGaatcaacaatcacaaccaaATCAATCACCAATTATTCAATCACAAAATCCACCACATGCTTCACCATTCTCACCATTAAGATATAGTGTTCAAAAATATTCACAAGATAAGATTGGTTATGCAGTATATCCAATGGCAAGTTTAATGAATCATTCTTGTGATAATAATACTCATTTACAATATGATGGTTGTTCTttaacaattaaatcattatttaacaTTGAAAAGGGAGAGGAGATTTTAGGATGTTATGGTCCTCATGCTTTTTTAAATCCATTAAAAGATAGATTAATTAATCTTTATAATGAATTCTTCTTTGTTTGTAGGTGTAAAGCTTGTAGTGAAAAGAGTGGTCCTGATCCAATAAAATGTCCTGGTAGTTATCATGATCATTTAAATTCACCAGAGAGCTCACCCGTAGAATGCTCTGGTACTTTATTGGAATCGATTAATATGAATCAACTCGTTACAATGGcaaaattacaacaacaacaacaacagcaacaacaacaccaacaacaaaatgataaaaagaaattcaataGTAATCCAACCAATCTTGgtagtaacaataataataactatttaaataataatttcaacaatCCATTACGTAATGGTAATCCATTCCTATTGAAACAAACTTACGATCGTTATGATGATCATGAACATAGATACTTTTGTTGTAGTAAATGTGGTATCGAATTAAATGGTTTCGATTCCTTTTCATTGACTTCCCAAATCATCATCTCTGACAATCTCTTTGAAATGGGTTTCAAAGCAATGACTCTATATGGTAATCTatcaaaagatattgaaacTATGCTTTTAAGAGCATTGGAATTACGTAAATCAATATTCAAACCATGTTCAAAGAAAATCGGTGATATCTATGACTCCTTATCACGTTTCTCAATAAGTAGAGAAGATGGTGCATCAGCAGCAAAGTATTTGGAATTATTAATCGAAAATGTTATCTCAAGATTAGGTCATTCAAATTCCGCTGATTTAGGTCGTGAATATTCAAAACTTGGTCAAATCTATCTCACCTTaggtgaaattgaaaaatctgAAGATGCAATAGAAAAAGctgaatcaattttaatgtCTTGGAAATCAAATGATCCAACTGATGAagaagttttatttttattaacaaatcGTAGAAAATTATTTACTGCTgctcatttaataaataaataa